The Syngnathus typhle isolate RoL2023-S1 ecotype Sweden linkage group LG16, RoL_Styp_1.0, whole genome shotgun sequence genome includes a region encoding these proteins:
- the ky gene encoding kyphoscoliosis peptidase: protein MSADVGIQKFSFPFSCSGRQNDESQTGCIQVKAPELSGLTENPLLSRPSAVAFEGILATCANPTSPAPKTPTMEVQAPQSAVLSRRSVFEKLAAEAEDQRPTAKRQLSSESASRNIAVVKKSAVRAEEPQSDVKPKAQVTLRRTATASVGRRKTRKDLFANSNIFHRLDLHVIRVGAELKEKDVRDVATIVQNIASIAKTELEKIRAIWVWLCYNIEYDIGGYLGRSEKLCSPEEVIATGRGVCCGYSSLCLEMCRLVGIECQEVAGHSKGIGYRQGQSLRNVKSDHLWNAVLLGGQWFLMDACWGAGRVDMEHESFVKRFDDFYFLTDPEEFIESHFPDEERWQLLEVPVILEDFEKRVFKTSAFFDIGLRLLQPHHCHLVTDEGEANISMSFSRPVTFTYEITPQQDFLHSGTPEHKESGHSSFGILRVSQRSMNLQLLPPDSGPYQLRLYARPESATTPLSWVCSFTVECPRPRATEEIPENPYLSWGLQPTAGSLGVTGSNLGSEVGEVEDGLFKLALRTSRSLMMLCELVHPDLEASVTKRCLAPQIQAELLTCHVLCPSRGFYRLSVFVRDYEKMDVKFQNAANFLLHCQVNAIGQDELFPPNLGSTCGPGTRTSQAGLSKFSHTAALVSTPQGKCNITFHNQRDLDLHTTLNQADEDKTSAFPLARHLFCTHTDSKVTVSVGLPAAGTYRLGLYARIAPDGDFNPMCDFVLRNSCAQARLPFPRVYAAWSKGCVLFEPRDGLLDAASWVRFRVRVPGAQRVCVVGDGRTDLKVNKSRVWEGEVFSAEAVAELKLAANLGDSGEMAVLMTFDVKKPTFGCLP, encoded by the exons ATGTCGGCAGATGTCGGAATCCAGAAATTCTCCTTCCCCTTCTCCTGCTCTGGCCGGCAGAATGACGAGAGCCAGACGGGATGCATCCAGGTGAAGGCCCCGGAGCTCAGCGGGCTTACAGAAAATCCTCTTTTAAGCAGGCCGAGCGCTGTTGCCTTTGAGGGGATTTTGGCAACCTGCGCCAACCCAACATCCCCCGCTCCCAAAACCCCCACCATGGAGGTCCAAGCCCCACAGAGCGCCGTGCTTTCCCGCCGCAGCGTCTTTGAGAAGCTGGCGGCCGAGGCCGAGGACCAGCGTCCCACGGCCAAGAGGCAGCTGTCGTCCGAGAGCGCCTCCAGGAACATCGCGGTGGTGAAGAAGAGCGCCGTGAGGGCGGAGGAGCCGCAGAGCGACGTCAAACCCAAAGCACAAGTCACACTGAGGCGCACAGCCACGGCTTCAGTGGGAAGGAGGAAGACGCGGAAAGATCTCTTTGCCAACTCCAACATCTTCCACCGGCTGGATTTGCATGTCATCAGGGTGGGTGCAGAG CTTAAGGAAAAAGACGTTCGTGACGTGGCGACCATTGTCCAGAACATTGCCAGCATTGCCAAGACAGAGTTGGAGAAGATCCGCGCCATCTGGGTTTGGCTTTGTTATAACATCG AGTATGACATCGGCGGCTACCTGGGACGATCGGAGAAGCTGTGCTCGCCGGAGGAAGTGATCGCGACTGGTCGCGGGGTTTGCTGTGGCTACTCCAGCCTCTGTCTGGAAATGTGCAG GTTGGTGGGCATCGAGTGCCAAGAGGTGGCGGGCCACAGTAAGGGCATCGGCTACCGCCAGGGGCAGAGCCTCCGGAACGTGAAATCGGATCACCTATGGAACGCCGTGCTCTTAGGTGGACAGTGGTTCCTAATGGACGCCTGCTGGGGAGCCGGACGGGTGGACATGGAACACGAGAGCTTCGTCAAAAG GTTTGACGACTTCTATTTCCTGACGGACCCGGAGGAGTTTATCGAGTCGCACTTTCCGGACGAAGAGCGATGGCAGCTTCTGGAGGTGCCCGTCATCCTGGAGGACTTTGAGAAGCGAGTCTTCAAGACCTCAGCCTTCTTTGACATTGGGCTCCGGCTCCTTCAGCCTCATCACTGCCACCTCGTCACCG ATGAAGGCGAGGCCAACATTTCCATGAGCTTCTCGCGGCCTGTGACCTTCACCTACGAGATCACGCCGCAGCAGGACTTCCTCCACTCGGGTACACCGGAACACAAGGAGAGTGGCCACTCGTCCTTCGGCATACTCAGGGTGTCCCAACGCAGCATGAACCTTCAGCTGCTGCCGCCTGATAGCGGCCCCTACCAGCTGAGGCTGTACGCCAGGCCCGAGAGCGCCACCACCCCCCTGAGTTGGGTGTGCTCCTTCACCGTGGAGTGCCCACGACCCAGGGCCACCGAGGAGATCCCGGAGAACCCGTATCTGTCATGGGGGCTGCAGCCAACGGCCGGGTCCTTGGGAGTGACGGGTAGCAATCTGGGCAGCGAGGTGGGCGAGGTGGAGGACGGGCTCTTCAAGTTAGCATTGAGGACGTCACGCTCGCTCATGATGCTCTGTGAACTGGTCCACCCGGACCTGGAAGCTTCGGTGACAAAGCGTTGCTTAGCGCCGCAGATCCAAGCGGAGCTTCTGACTTGCCACGTCCTCTGCCCGTCACGCGGCTTCTACCGCCTCTCTGTCTTTGTGCGCGACTACGAGAAGATGGACGTCAAGTTCCAGAACGCCGCCAACTTCCTGCTGCACTGCCAGGTGAATGCGATCGGCCAGGACGAGCTCTTCCCGCCCAACCTGGGCTCAACGTGCGGGCCTGGCACCCGCACCTCGCAGGCGGGCTTGTCCAAATTCAGCCACACGGCGGCGCTGGTGAGCACACCACAGGGCAAATGCAACATCACCTTCCACAACCAGCGAGACCTCGACCTGCACACCACGCTCAACCAGGCCGATGAGGACAAAACCTCGGCCTTCCCGCTGGCGCGCCACCTTTTCTGCACGCACACTGACAGCAAGGTGACGGTGAGCGTGGGCCTGCCGGCCGCCGGCACGTATCGGCTGGGCTTGTACGCCAGGATCGCCCCCGACGGAGACTTTAACCCCATGTGTGACTTTGTGCTGAGGAACAGCTGCGCCCAAGCGCGCCTTCCTTTCCCTCGCGTCTACGCCGCCTGGAGCAAAGGCTGCGTGCTTTTTGAGCCCCGCGACGGACTGCTGGACGCCGCCTCCTGGGTCCGCTTCCGGGTGAGGGTCCCGGGGGCACAGCGGGTGTGCGTGGTTGGTGACGGGCGGACGGATCTGAAAGTCAACAAGAGCCGGGTCTGGGAAGGCGAGGTGTTTAGCGCGGAGGCTGTGGCGGAGCTCAAACTAGCGGCCAACTTGGGAGATTCTGGAGAAATGGCTGTTTTGATGACCTTTGACGTCAAAAAGCCGACGTTTGGGTGTTTACCTTGA